A window of Belonocnema kinseyi isolate 2016_QV_RU_SX_M_011 chromosome 9, B_treatae_v1, whole genome shotgun sequence contains these coding sequences:
- the LOC117179748 gene encoding uncharacterized protein LOC117179748 isoform X1, with the protein MDFLAVNVSEPSTSFVFQKEVAEVEEIPVYDIESEDEGIEIEYIKINSSPSKFIFDNTFVEVSEIPQKWKDKRSHLSQTDPLAESGLEKRQDVEETVEILNDSSSQRKVGKGWTQLSSCTNACYLTITEDEQKKLFHSYWYERTFHSRFDYVNEMIEMIEEPLGGDNSKLCTKYFLKTSKGRQSLCRRCFCHILDVSPSFMKTVLDKKLLEMKQMPPASENAILESENTRMELSDVESKDDVADVEMPEPIEVSGDELPKETLSVSNDDSLLFETIRQNSKIKPELRIKGPSCNFLRDMKIGQGWKRLRPCPSACNLRLTDEDQKNLFDCYWKEATFQSRFKFLNEMLIIIPVENRDTENARTARIKRYNTNYYLTTSQGSTKVCRSCFKIALNESDYLIDSVLEKKWCVMKTIKKLRDDGVQVRDVDPNEEEMKKVKEHIKKFPLCESNHFTDHSFENYLPMGLSLKTMYELYQREVSNPVPINWYQTVLVQTELKFKPIFLGKCEQCEITSQKFRTSTDPEEKSRLNCLLTSHLVDAREGQDSKTLDENLAKHSKNTLLVCSFAFQMTLPTPFLKEPTAYYRQPLWTYNLTIQQQGIGKSTRRIPKFYMWHEGDGKKTANEIASCLYQYLLELPRCVKSVIFYSTSDNRDNRSKSISKMFLHFLENHKTLKTVDHKFLIRGHFQIQNNLQNGWDQAIIKEHRGKIQEPKNWYDAFSKPFKPNNEPKVIVMTREKFYDYERLYKDQDDSFIDEKVKWVRYTEGFVRYKNSWAEKDRFQVLNCLSQSQLCELDKTNLSNLENFYITEEKKKGLLELLLFMSPKVKSFYEGLPVQVSVCPNLGLAEETVLLKRKLEQVEETAPTQEDVISNEGEKHPKQKKIPDEIDSTEFEIVSILKQAKPVKVEYEFSKSNSKTEAVCKLPAGLPFCNKECCLSITEDDQKRIFNNYWHHGTFESRIDFVCNLIKISRNKPEKAKRKRFSAKFHLDTEGGRKVVCKPCFRHVLDISDSFIGIVLEKKWEQINNEKEPSKSLVDSQIPEIKLRKNTEEAKSNHPTVEKIRELEDHIKKFPLCANQHFIHPASEKYLPIGLTLTIQIMYDIYRNEVLNPLGIGKYQEILYKTDLKFQPRFLGKCERCERSSEMMPFMVPKIKNVYEGFSVDESLLSKAANSNGIADQENSHVNSIPPVQTCILKEELIIESDDLQVRDECKKLFRKTC; encoded by the exons aaGTCGCGGAAGTAGAGGAAATACCAGTCTACGACATAGAGTCTGAAGACGAAGGTATTGAAATCGAATACATAAAAATCAATTCTTCACcctcaaaattcattttcgataACACATTCGTCGAGGTATCGGAAATACCACAAAAATGGAAAGATAAGAGATCTCATTTATCACAAACAGATCCACTCGCAGAATCTGGTCTAGAAAAAAGGCAGGACGTAGAAGAAACTGTCGAAATATTAAACGACTCTTCCAGTCAACGTAAGGTAGGAAAAGGTTGGACACAGCTATCATCCTGTACCAACGCTTGTTATTTAACAATAACCGAAGATGAGCAGAAGAAACTTTTTCATTCCTACTGGTACGAACGAACATTCCACTCGAGATTCGATTATGTGAATGAAATGATAGAAATGATAGAGGAACCGTTAGGTGGCGATAATAGTAAATTatgcaccaaatattttcttaaaacgaGCAAAGGTCGTCAAAGTCTTTGTAGACGATGTTTCTGTCACATTCTCGACGTTTCTCCCAGTTTCATGAAGAcagttttggataaaaagttGCTTGAAATGAAGC aaatgccgCCCGCATCCGAAAATGCGATTCTCGAATCTGAGAATACACGAATGGAATTATCAGACGTGGAAAGCAAAGATGATGTCGCAGATGTTGAGATGCCAGAACCAATAgaagtttcaggcgacgaattgCCAAAAGAAACTTTATCAGTTTCAAATGATGATTCTTTATTGTTTGAAACCATTcggcaaaattcaaaaatcaagccCGAACTACGAATCAAGGGTCCATCTTGCAACTTTCTCAGGGATATGAAAATTGGTCAAGGATGGAAACGACTCAGGCCTTGTCCAAGCGCCTGTAACTTGAGACTCACGGACGAGgatcaaaaaaatctctttgacTGTTACTGGAAGGAAGCAACATTCCAATCcaggttcaaatttttaaatgaaatgcttaTAATAATACCAGTTGAAAATAGAGACACAGAAAACGCACGCACTGCTCGAATTAAACGATACAATACCAACTATTATCTCACTACATCACAAGGTTCTACCAAGGTCTGTAGGAGTTGTTTCAAAATCGCGCTCAACGAGTCTGATTATTTAATCGATTCAGTTTTGGAGAAAAAGTGGTGTGTCAtgaaaactataaaaaagttGAGGGATGATGGTGTACAAGTGCGAGATGTAGATCCAAATGaggaggagatgaaaaaagtaaaagaacaCATCAAAAAATTCCCCCTCTGCGAGAGTAATCATTTTACTGACCacagttttgaaaattatctacCAATGGGTTTGTCACTGAAAACCATGTACGAACTTTATCAAAGAGAGGTTTCAAATCCAGTTCCCATCAATTGGTACCAGACTGTATTGGTACAAACTGAACTcaagtttaaaccaatttttctcGGGAAATGTGAGCAGTGTGAAATTACTTCACAAAAATTTAGAACGTCAACCGATCCCGAAGAGAAAAGTAGGTTAAACTGTCTCTTAACTTCTCATCTTGTTGATGCTCGCGAGGGTCAGGACTCGAAAACTCTAGATGAAAACTTGGCAAAGCATTCAAAGAATACCCTCTTGGTTTGCTCATTTGCTTTCCAAATGACTTTACCAACTCCATTTTTAAAAGAACCAACTGCCTATTATAGACAGCCCTTGTGGACCTACAACTTGACAATCCAGCAGCAGGGCATCGGCAAGAGTACGCGGAGGATTCCTAAATTTTACATGTGGCACGAGGGTGATGGAAAGAAGACTGCAAACGAAATTGCCTCCTGCCTGTATCAGTATCTTTTGGAATTACCTCGTTGTGTCAAGTCTGTTATTTTTTATTCCACTTCCGACAATAGGGACAATAGAAGCAAATCAATTTCAAAGATGTTTTTACACTTCCTTGAAAATCACAAAACACTTAAGACAGTAGACCACAAGTTTTTAATTCGCGGACATTTTCAAATCCAGAATAATCTGCAAAATGGTTGGGACCAGGCGATTATTAAAGAACACCGCGGCAAAATCCAAGAGCCAAAGAATTGGTACGATGCTTTTTCGAAACCTTTCAAGCCCAATAACGAACCTAAAGTCATAGTGATGACTCGTGAAAAGTTTTACGATTATGAGAGATTGTATAAAGATCAAGATGATTCTTTTATTGACGAGAAAGTCAAGTGGGTGCGGTACACCGAAGGGTTCGTTCGTTATAAGAATAGTTGGGCGGAGAAGGATcgatttcaagttttgaattgcTTGAGCCAATCGCAGCTGTGTGAACTCGACAAAACGAATCTCAGCAATCTCGAGAATTTTTATATAACTGAGGAAAAAAAGAAGGGACTTTTGGAACTGTTGCTTTTTATGAGTCCCAAAGTAAAAAGTTTTTACGAAGGATTGCCTGTTCAAGTGTCCGTTTGTCCGAATCTTGGTTTGGCTGAAGAAACCGTATTATTAAAAAGGAAATTGGAACAAGTTGAGGAAACTGCCCCAACACAAGAAGATGTTATCAGTAACGAAGGTGAGAAACACCCTAAACAGAAGAAAATTCCGGATGAAATTGATTCTACAGAATTTGAAATAGTTTCTATTTTGAAGCAGGCAAAACCAGTGAAagtagaatatgaattttctaagagTAATAGTAAAACTGAAGCAGTCTGTAAGTTGCCTGCTGGATTACCATTCTGTAACAAAGAATGTTGCTTGAGTATAACAGAAGATGATCagaaacgcattttcaacaattaCTGGCACCATGGAACGTTTGAATCAAGAATTGATTTTGTATGTAATCTCATTAAAATTTCCAGGAACAAACCCGAAAAAGCGAAAAGAAAACGATTCAGTGCAAAATTTCATCTTGATACAGAAGGAGGTCGGAAAGTTGTGTGCAAGCCCTGTTTCCGTCATGTCCTCGATATCTCAGACAGTTTTATTGgaatagttttagaaaaaaaatgggaGCAAATCAACAATGAAAAGGAGCCGTCAAAGAGTTTAGTGGATTCGCAAATACCAGAGattaaattaaggaaaaatacAGAAGAGGCAAAAAGCAATCATCCTACTGTTGAGAAAATCCGAGAATTAGAAGATCACATCAAGAAATTTCCACTGTGCGCAAATCAGCACTTTATCCATCCTGCTTCCGAGAAATATTTGCCAATAGGATTAACTTTAACAATTCAAATCATGTACGATATTTATAGAAATGAAGTTCTTAATCCACTTGGTATTGGCAAGTACCAGGAGATTTTGTATAAAACTGATCTAAAATTCCAACCCAGGTTTCTTGGCAAGTGTGAAAGGTGTGAAAGATCATCAGAAATGATGCCTTTTATggttcctaaaataaaaaatgtctacgaaGGTTTCTCTGTTGACGAGTCTCTTTTAAGCAAAGCTGCTAATTCGAATGGTATTGCGGATCAAGAAAATAGTCATGTTAATAGTATCCCACCTGTGCAAACTTGTATTCTaaaagaagaattaattattgaaagcgATGACCTGCAAGTAAGGGAcgaatgtaaaaagttatttagGAAAACCTGTTGA